CCGGATCCTGCGCTATGATCGCCGCGGGCATGGCACGTCCGGAACCCCGACGCCGCCTTACAGCATGGCCGATCTGGGCGGCGACGTGATCGCGCTGTGGGATGCGCTGAGGATCGAGCGCACCCATTTCTGCGGGTTGTCCATTGGCGGGCTGACCGGGCAATGGCTGGCCATCCATGCCGGGGCACGTCTGGACCGTATCGCGCTCTGCGCCACTGCCGCCCGGATTGGCACCCCCGAAAGCTGGAGCGTCCGCATCGGCGAGGTCAGGGCAAACGGTCTGAACAGTCTGGTGCCCGCGACTGCGGAACGCTGGTTCACGCCCGCGTTTCGCACAGCCCGGCCGGATGTCGCGGGCGCGATCCTGACCAGCTTCGCCGCGACCTCGGTCGATGGCTATGCGGGGTGCTGCGCCGCGCTTGCCGGGACGGACCTGCGGGACCGGCTGCATCAGATCGCCATCCCGCTGCTGGCGATTTCCGGCGATGACGATCCGGTCTGCCCGCCCGACCAACTGAAAGCCATCGCGGATGGTGTACAATACGGACGTCACATATGCCTGCCGGGGCGGCATATCGTGAATCTGGAATCCGCCCCGCAGTTCAATACTGTTCTCAGGGACTTCCTGACCGATGCGTCTCCTTGCGCCTGAGGGGTTGTCCGGTAGCGCGTCGCGCCTCGCGTGACGCCCAGAAGAACAAGGCCAACCCTGCGGTCGATGCGGGCCAGGACATCAGGTATTTTCGGGCTTGAAGCGCAGCAGGCGCAGCGCGTTCAGGGTCTGGACCATTTGCCGGTCGCCGGTCGGCACCTTGCCCAGCTTGCGCTGAACGCGCCTGATCGCTGGCGGCAGTTCCCATTCCTTGAAGGGAGCTCCGTTCCGGAGTGCGTCGGGCTTGCGGGCCAGGACCGGAATGTAGTGCAGCGGATCGTAGATGGCCTTGTCGCGACCGAAGGCGCGTTCGTGCTGCCCGACGATCTTGCCGTCCTGCCAGAACTCGACGCGCTCGGCATAGGCGCGGATCTCAACCGGGCGGCCGACGGCACGCCCGTCGACCGAGTAGCGGTTCTTATCGAAGCGCACGAGACAGGTCTTGGAGACCGAGGCCGGCACGGCATGGAAGCCGTCGAAGGGACCGACATAGGGCACCAGACTCGGCCGCTCGTCCTGGAATACCTCCCAGATGGTGCGCTCGCGCAGCTCGGGATGCCGATGGGACTTCGCCCATGCGACACAGCGGTCCTCGAGCCAGACGTTGAGCTCCTCGTAGCTCTTGAACCGCGGACGTGGGACGAAGAACCGCCGCCGGACAACACCAACCTGGTTCTCGACTTGTCCCTTCTCCCACGGCCTGCACACGGCCATCTGCCATGCGATGCCGGTGGCCATCAGCGATGCGGACGCGGGTTGCGGCGAACTGGCAAGTCAGCCTGCCTTTGGTCCCGCGCCGCCAACTGACCTTCCGCCATTTTTCGTCCCCCAGCATCTGCTCGGCGGAAACGGCAACGCGATCGGGGAGGTGATATTTGCGGCGCCGACCGCGCCCGGCCTGGGGAAAGACCAGCCCGACATCTGCCGGATAGACGTTCTGGCGCCGCGACAGGCCGGCAGCCCAGGCGAGGCCCCGCGCGCTCAGAGCCTGGCGGAAAGGCCCGCTCGATTCGTAACCCGCATCGGCCAGCACACAGCTGAAGCGAAGCGCCACCTGCGGCGCCAAGGCCATGTCGTCGGGCGCAAGCGGGTGTGGGTTCACATCGGTTCAGAGAGCTGCATGCGCTCGAGCCCCGGGACTGAATCTTCCTGCCTTGAACTTCGAAGTCCGTGTCGCCTACTCCTCGTCGATCGCTCACCCCGGCCTTTCGGCCATGCCGTGCCGTCGCCCCTTTCCGGGCTCGGGTCACGCCATTCTGTAATCCTGTTCTTTTGTCGTCAGCGCCCAGATCATCCGGGCCATCTTGTTCGCCAGCGCAACGGCCGCGACCATCTTCGGCTTGCGCATCACCAGCGCGGCCAGCCAACGGTTCGCGCTGCCCCCCTTGCGGACGACCCAGCGGATCACACTCATGGCGCCGACGATCAGCAGGCGGCGGATATCGGTCTGCCCCATTTTGCTGACCGAACCCAGTCTGGTTTTTCCACCCGTCGACCTCTGTCTCGGCACCAGGCCGAGCCAAGCGGCGAAGTTGCGCCCACTGTCGAACGTGGCAAGATCCGGTGCGAATGCCGCAACAGCTCCGGCGGTGACCGGGCCGATCCCGGGGATGGTGCACAGCCGACGAAGTTGCGTATCTGTCCTTGATGCGGCCTCGAGCTCCTCCGCCAGTCGTCCGATCACCTCTGTCAGCCTCGCGATCTGCTCGACGTAGATCGCGCCCATCTCCCGGACAGGACTTGGCACATCGCTGGCCGGATCTGCCAGTGCATTCTCCAGAACCTTCAGGCTCGCGGGCCCCTTCGGCGCCACCAGCCCGAACTCGGCCAGATGTCCGC
The Paracoccus alcaliphilus DNA segment above includes these coding regions:
- the pcaD gene encoding 3-oxoadipate enol-lactonase; amino-acid sequence: MPCLDLPTHRLHYRIDGDSEEKPWLTFCNSLGTDMHMWDAQIAGLSDDFRILRYDRRGHGTSGTPTPPYSMADLGGDVIALWDALRIERTHFCGLSIGGLTGQWLAIHAGARLDRIALCATAARIGTPESWSVRIGEVRANGLNSLVPATAERWFTPAFRTARPDVAGAILTSFAATSVDGYAGCCAALAGTDLRDRLHQIAIPLLAISGDDDPVCPPDQLKAIADGVQYGRHICLPGRHIVNLESAPQFNTVLRDFLTDASPCA
- a CDS encoding IS110 family transposase, with product MTTISMLAIDLAKGSFQVCAIGLDGAVLYNRVLSRTRLTNLLAEQSACVVAMEACATSHYWGRVAQSHGHEVRLVPAVYVKPFVKRQKNDKADAEAIAEAASRPTMRFVAVKSAETQGRAVAFRTHQCLVRQRTQLINALRGHLAEFGLVAPKGPASLKVLENALADPASDVPSPVREMGAIYVEQIARLTEVIGRLAEELEAASRTDTQLRRLCTIPGIGPVTAGAVAAFAPDLATFDSGRNFAAWLGLVPRQRSTGGKTRLGSVSKMGQTDIRRLLIVGAMSVIRWVVRKGGSANRWLAALVMRKPKMVAAVALANKMARMIWALTTKEQDYRMA